A region of Saccharomyces mikatae IFO 1815 strain IFO1815 genome assembly, chromosome: 12 DNA encodes the following proteins:
- the SMKI12G3040 gene encoding uncharacterized protein, whose amino-acid sequence MHSLFFHIYKVLLLGLFFHSADADEEPTPVPIVPFNAQIAFRDYYDGAPEWDIIANCVSNYTDVRAIIDRHYNDSDAGVSIWLDTGSNRAADIDDMLNTNITRCIMDKTNAMFVEVRDHNIFAMRANTDEDYYNHFDIFGHGYPLDYDKDYESYGEPESNTSVSTQLSVRGDGNWPDNYFISRLYNNYNFKGFQ is encoded by the coding sequence ATGCACTCTCTATTCTTTCATATCTATAAAGTATTATTACTAGGACTATTTTTTCACAGTGCAGATGCTGACGAAGAACCCACACCTGTGCCTATAGTGCCCTTCAATGCTCAGATAGCATTTAGGGATTACTACGACGGTGCACCTGAATGGGATATCATTGCCAACTGTGTCAGTAACTACACAGACGTCAGGGCTATCATCGATAGGCATTACAATGATAGTGATGCTGGTGTGTCAATTTGGTTAGACACAGGTAGTAATAGGGCAGCGGATATAGATGATATGTTAAATACAAATATTACCAGATGCATTATGGACAAGACTAATGCCATGTTCGTTGAAGTTCGCGATCATAACATTTTTGCGATGAGGGCGAACACAGATGAAGACTACTACAACCATTTTGACATTTTCGGACATGGTTACCCACTCGACTATGACAAAGATTACGAGAGTTATGGTGAACCAGAAAGTAATACGTCTGTATCCACTCAATTAAGTGTACGTGGTGATGGTAACTGGCCAGACAATTATTTCATTAGCAGGTTGTATAATAATTATAACTTCAAGGGTTTCCAGTAA
- the SMKI12G3050 gene encoding uncharacterized protein, whose product MIYKTIQYLVQHTNIGVHYDRDLNKDKKITTIADASVGTEYDAQSIIGVIIWYEKNIFNVYSNESSNKCVSLTEAELHAIYEGYADSEILKVILTEFGEGGDKELTMLTDSK is encoded by the coding sequence ATGATTTACAAAACCATACAATACCTGGTACAACATACGAATATCGGAGTACACTATGATAGAGATCTTAacaaagataagaaaattACTACCATCGCAGATGCATCAGTTGGAACAGAATACGATGCACAGTCAATAATTGGTGTGATAATTTggtatgaaaaaaatatcttcaatgtGTACTCAAATGAAAGCTCAAACAAGTGCGTATCATTAACTGAAGCGGAACTTCATGCTATATATGAAGGCTATGCAGACTCAGAAATCCTGAAAGTAATCTTAACAGAATTCGGAGAAGGTGGAGATAAAGAACTTACAATGCTTACTGATTCAAAgtga